A region of the Candidatus Dadabacteria bacterium genome:
GCAGACTTCCTTTTCTTCCGGGGATAAAAAGGGTTGCCCTTGGTTATTCTCTCCCTCTTTCGCAAATCGGGGAGAAGTTCTCGATAAGCTTTGACTACGAAGTCGGGGAGCTTGCGGTGTTTGTAAGAAAAACGGAGCTTGGAATCCGGCTTGAGCGGCCCCGAGCCGTTGCGGAAGAGGTCATGATTCACGACGAGGCGTTTTTGAAATACGTCCTGTCTGGCGTAAAACCTGGCGGCATAGTTTTAGTCGTTTCCAATACTTCCTTTTTTAAGAGCAACCTGAGCAGATATCTGCCCGTGGCACTCTTCTTTGTCTTTGCCGCAGTGGGAATCATATATTTTCTCTACGGCAAGAACAGGTTTTCAAGTATGAATTCAGAAGAATAAAGACGGTTTCAGACTGGAGGATTTCTTTCTTTTAAAAAATGAGCGACCCGCAGAAAAATCCACCGCCCCTGCTTAACAGGAGCTTTGTCCTTGTAACCTTTCTCGGGTGTCTTTACTTCTTTAACTTTCATTCGTTTCTCCTTCTGCCCATTAGAATTTCCGAGCTTGGAGGAACTGAAAAGATCGTGGGATTCGTGATGGGCATTGCGGGGCTAAGCACCCTTTTTCTTACTCCTTACGCCGGTCACATAACAGACAGGTATGGAAAAAAGCTGTTTGTGCTGCTGGGGTTCGCGCTGCTCGCCGCTTCGACGTTTCCGCTGGCCTTCCTAGACAGGGTCGATTACCTCTACTACGTTATCAGGATAGTTCACGGTTGCTCCTTCTCCCTTTTCTTTGTAGCGGCGGGGGCGCTTACGATTGATGTCTCAAGCGAGCAGAGAAGGGCTCAGGCGCTCGGCATATACGGTGTCTTCACGATAATAAACTATGCTATTGCGCCTTACGTAGGTTCCATCCTGATAAAGAATTTCGGTTTTGATTTCTTTGTTTTTTTCCTTACAGTTACGGCGCTTTTGGGTTTTTTAGTCTCCTTTATGATCCGGGAGGGAAAGAAAGCGCCAGCGCCAAAAGACGGGGGACGAAGCTATGCGGACTGTCTTCGGGACAGAGCTACCTTTGTGTCCTCCGCAACGCTCTTTATATGCGGGGCGGCGTTTATAACGACGTTTAACTTTGTCTCCATCTTCTCTCTTTCGATAAACATAGAGAACTTTCACGTTTATTTTCTTTCCTACACCCTCTCGGTGCTTGCGATCAGGGTGTTCCTCGGTTGGGTTCCCGACAGGTACGGGAAGTGGAGAGTAGCTTCTCCCTTTGTTTTCTTTCTGGGGCTGAGTGTCTTCATGCTGAGTTTTGTGCACGAGGTAAAGCTTCTTGTTCTCTGCGGAATCATATTCGGCTGCGCGCACGGATTTGTGTATCCTTCAATATATTCAATCATAATAGAGTCGAATCCCAAGGAGGCCAGGGCGAAAGCTTTTGCCATAAGTAGCGTCTCGTTCACGGGCGGCGGAATGTTGGGGTCTTTTGTTTTCGGAGTCGTGGCGGAGCTTTTCGGATTCAGGACGATGTTTGTTTCAATAGCGCTTATGGTATTTCTAGGTTTCTTATTTTTTACCCGAAGTTCAGTCTTGAGGGAGCGCAAAATATGAGCAGACAACCAATCAGACTTCCCTCCGGTCACCCGGAGATCTTCGACACGATGAAAATAGAGATCCTGCGCATGGAAAACGGGGAGTCGGAGCTTTCCATGCCGTTTCTTGAGGAATATACGCAGCACTACGGAATGCTCCACGGCGGTGCCATTTTCACCTTGGCGGACGCGGCCTGCGGAGTCGCGGTTGCCAGTGTTGCAAAAGAGGGGAAAAAGTTCCTCACGTCCGGAATGAACATAAACTATATCGAGCCCATCA
Encoded here:
- a CDS encoding MFS transporter — translated: MSDPQKNPPPLLNRSFVLVTFLGCLYFFNFHSFLLLPIRISELGGTEKIVGFVMGIAGLSTLFLTPYAGHITDRYGKKLFVLLGFALLAASTFPLAFLDRVDYLYYVIRIVHGCSFSLFFVAAGALTIDVSSEQRRAQALGIYGVFTIINYAIAPYVGSILIKNFGFDFFVFFLTVTALLGFLVSFMIREGKKAPAPKDGGRSYADCLRDRATFVSSATLFICGAAFITTFNFVSIFSLSINIENFHVYFLSYTLSVLAIRVFLGWVPDRYGKWRVASPFVFFLGLSVFMLSFVHEVKLLVLCGIIFGCAHGFVYPSIYSIIIESNPKEARAKAFAISSVSFTGGGMLGSFVFGVVAELFGFRTMFVSIALMVFLGFLFFTRSSVLRERKI
- a CDS encoding PaaI family thioesterase, whose product is MSRQPIRLPSGHPEIFDTMKIEILRMENGESELSMPFLEEYTQHYGMLHGGAIFTLADAACGVAVASVAKEGKKFLTSGMNINYIEPIREGVTICRAKVLRQGRIMPVESEVWNSGVCAAKATAIYTLVD